Sequence from the Symbiopectobacterium purcellii genome:
TGGCTACAATGAAAATACGAACAGATTGCTTAAACAGTATTTTCCAAAAGGAACTGACTTATCGGTTCACAGCTAGCAAAGACTAAACAGTGTTGCCAGGCGGCTCAATGAGAGGCCAAGAAAAACGCCAGACTATGAATCACCCGCAGAGCTTTTTAACCAATGTGTTGCATCCATCGGTTGTACTCACAGTTTTAGTTTCAATGAATGGCGACAACGTGTGCGGCTACTTAAGGCGCTTGAGCTTCTTGCTGCGGGCACGCCAGTGACGGCAATTGCTCTGAACCTCGGGTATGACAACGTGAGTGCTTTTATTGCTTTATTTCGGCGAGTATTTGGCACTACTCCCAGACGATATAAAACTCCAAATCTGTAGAATAGCTGAGCGGACCGCTATAGCTACTTTAACGTATGTAAGTTCTGCTCCTGGCACGGAGCAGCCCTCCCCCCATCAGGCAGTTATGAGCAAGAAACAGAAATTCACGGCTGCTCTCACACCACGATGGTGGTATTACTCAGGCTTGCGCGAGTTAATCAACGGGGCAGATCCAAGGTCTTTCGTTTGCTATCCTTTTCGTACTGACCGGTCCCCGGTGATTAACACGCTAGGATTTAGGGGGGACCGAAAATTAGGGAATTGTCCCATATGACGAATTTGTACTTAATGTAGGGTGTTTTTGTTTTTAGAAAGAACACTTGATACATTGCAAAGGATGCTCACCATGTCATCACGCCCTTCTCTCTGCTTACTGGCTCTCCCCTTGTTAGCGGGTTGCCAGTTTCTCCCGCATACGAATTACTTTATTGCGCCTGTTAATGAGCCAAACCCTGCGTGGGTTCGTATCGTTAATTACACGCAACATGCGGGTATCTATCAAGATGAAAAGGGCGTCCGCACTGGAGGTGTCATCCGGTCAGGTCCCTTGCCCTTTATTAACACGCAGGACATGGGCATGCCCAAAGCCGGGCAAGATTTGACCTTCGATTACTACGAAACACGCGTCCGGCCTGATGTAGAAACCGAGGTGTCGATGATGTGGGAAGGCCCACGAACGCTCTCTTGCTTCATCACCATCACGTTCACTCCAAAAGCAGGACGCTATTACCAGTTTATGCTGAACAAAGGCTCAGGTGATTTTTGTACCTCGGACGCTTCTTTGATCGAATGCGACAAGAATGGCACGACATGGCACCTCACGCCCAATCCTGAAGTGACTTACAAATCCAATGGGTCAACAGCGGAAAAACGATTCAGTAACGCCAGATTCGAAGACCCTGACTACCACCCGGATCCTAATCTGTATCCCGGCACAGCACTGTAACGCCTCGTGAGCGGTTTTTTACCTTAGTTTCAGGTTGTACGGTCTTGGTCAGGATGAAACGTTGCCACGCGGGTCATCAATATGCTGCTCCGCCACGTCATAACGAATCCCTTCACGATGCAAAATACGGACATGTTTCACTACTGTCGCCAACGCTTTCAAAAACGTTTCTGAATGCTCATGGCGCTCATAGGCGTCGATGTCCACCCAGCCCTCGGACAGATGAAAAGCGTCCGGATTGACCAGATCCTGAGAAAAAGCATAAAACACACAGCCCGACAGCCGTTGTGCAGCCTGCATTTCCGGTTTAACAGCATTAATGAAGGTCTGTCGGTCATCAGGGTGCACGCGATAATAAGCGCTGACGATGATTTTGGTCGATTGGGTTTTGTCATGATCGCCCGCAGAAAAAATGTGTGTATCGGTTGTGTTCGTACTCATTTTTCTCTCCAGATATTTTCGGTGAAATGCAAAAACAGGTTCAGGCGGTCTGCCCGCCATTAAAAGCACGCCACGCAGCGAACGTATCCAGCGATTCACGCAGCAGTTTGATTCTGCCCTCTTCCGCCACCAGTCGTCCGGCATAGGTCTGCTTGTATATCCGATCAGTTCCGGCCAGACCTGCTTCTACGCTGTATTCGCCAAATGCCTGTGTTGGTGTATCGATGAAGAACTGGATATTGCGGAAACGAAAATCCGGGACTTTAACCAATAATTCGGCAATGAAGCTTTCGATTTCAGCGGGACCCTGCACACGATGCGGCAGGCCCAGCGTCTGCAGATAGGGCAATTCCAGCACGCCGTCTGCGGCAAAAAGGGCAGCGGCGGTTTTAGGGTCCTGAATGTGGTCCAGGTAATGCTGAAGTAACTGCACGGCTGTTTTCATGGTAAGAGCGCTCCTGTTGTCAGTACCGGACGCATATCGGCGGCGTGAAGCAACAATAATCAAACTCAGGAGTGATCAAAACAGCAAAGAATGAAACTCATGGTTTCATAAATGTAATGATGAATCGGTATTGAGAGCAAGGTTAGTCTGGCCAGCGCCACTCGGGTTCACTGAGATGCCTGGCAAAGAAGTCCGACAGCACCCTGACCTTCAGCGGACGACTGCGCGAGGTGGGGGTGACAAAATAGAGTCCGCCCTGTGTCATCGACCATTCATCCAGCAGATGCACCAGACGTCCATCCTTCAGATACTCTGCGGCAATAAATTCCGGCAGTTCAGCAATCCCCAGACCTGCCAGCAGAGGCGGTAGCAGTGCATCGGAGTTGGTTACCCGCAGCGGGCCGTTCGGGACAATATCCTCCTGCGCGCCGTAGGCATGGGTAAACCGCCATACCTGGCTTCGTGCACGATAGGCATAGCTGAAGCACTGCCGAGCAGTGAGGTCACGCGGATGGTGTGGCATACCCTGAGTCTCAAGATAAGCCGGTGAGGCCACCAGATATTGTGTCACCGCACACAGCCTGCGCGCTACCAGCGAGGAGTCCGGCAGCGCCGCGATACGTAACGCGGCGTCAAAACCTTCGGCAATCAAGTCGACTGACGCATCTGACAGATGCAGATCCACACTCAGTTCAGGGAACTGGCGGATAAGTTCTGGCATCAGGGGCGCAACCCAGCGTAAGCCAAAAGACATGGGGACCGCTAAACGTACCTGACCGCGCGGTTGCACCGCCAGCTCATGGGCTTCGCTTTCCACCTCTTCTGCCTGGCGGTAGATCTCTGACGCCTTTGCAGCCATGCTCTGACCGAACTCGGTTAAAGCAAGCTGGCGCGACGTTCGGTTAAACAGTCGACCGCCCAAACGTTCCTCCAGTCGCGCCACAGCCCGTGACACGGTGGGGACAGAGACCCCCATCACCCTGGCCGCTGCCGCAAAAGAACCTTCTTCTGCCACTTTCGCAAACATCGCGAGTCCTTCGAAATCGGGGAATCTGTTCATTTCAAATCTGCAATGATGAGTTTCAAATCATTCTATTTTGAAAATTATCGCTCGTCGATATGCTTATCTCATCGAGACAACAACCGCTGCCGCCAGCAATGCCGGCTCAGGTTATTAACTCATCACAGGAATAAACAAATGAAAACGCACTGTATCGCTTCTACGTTTTTTGCTTCGTCACTGCTGCTGGGTGCTGCCAGCCTCTCTGCACCCGCTTTCAGTGCCGACCAGACGCCGCTGGTCACCATTTCAGGGGTCGATCATGCGGGCATCAACGTCCCTGACCTGGGTAAAGCCATCGCATTTTTCCAGACTACCTTCGGGGCAACGCTGGAATCCGATATTACCCCGGGCGCTATCCCAAATGCGTGGAAAGCGGCTTTTAACTGGCATGAGTCCAGTGACCTCAAACGTTTTGTCATGATGCGCCTGCCAGATGGCACGGGTGTGGAGCTCTTCCAGTACAGTGGTGAGCAAATCGGCCATAAACGTCCTCATCAGGATGATGACGCGGCGACGCATATCGCGCTGAAAACGCATGATGTGCTATCCAGCTTTACGGCTATCCAACAAGCCGGACTGAAAACCCTGAATGAGCCGGTGACCAATGCCGATGGCATACAGTGGTTTTACTTCCTGACGCCGTGGGGCTCGCAGATTGAGCTGGTGGGCAAAGTGAAAACAGCAAACTGACCGGGCACAGGCATGAAAAAGCTATTCACTAAAACCTTGCTGCTGGCCGCGCTGCTGACTGGCACAAACAACGTATGGGCGGAGAACACAACCATGAACATCACGACGACTCAGGTCGCACCTTCAGGCCTGCAGCAGCTCATCGATCGCCACTTTACGATCTGGAACAACACCGATGCCGCAGAGCGGGCAAAAGCGTTTGCTGCGGTTTACACATCGAACTTTTTCGTTGCCGAACACGGTGGTTTGCATCAGGGCACGGAACGCGTTAATGCCGCCATCAGTAAAGTGCAGTCACAGCATCTGGGCTTCATCTTCACCCCGGCACCTGCCGAGTGGAATCACGGCATTGCCCGCGTGACCTGGGGCTATGGCCCGAAAGACAATCCGTATCTGGTGCGCGGCGAAGATATCTTTACGCTCAACGACGGCAGACTGTCGAGCGCACGCGTTTTTATCAGCAAATAACCCAGTTTGACGGTATCCACGCGCGTGGAACGTGTTTTCCAGAGTCGTGCATTTTTCTGCACTGCTCAATGACGTTATGGTGCAAACCGAAATCAGCAGCCTGGTTTTCACTGTAACTCGATGACTCAAATAATATATTCATGCTTTAACTAAGGAATTTCACCATGAGTAAAACACTTTCAGAAAAAATAGCGTTAGTTACGGGCGGCAGTTCTGGCATCGGTCTGGCCTCAGCACAGGAGCTGGCAAAACAGGGCGCGAAAGTGTACATAACCGGCCGCCGCCAGGAAGAACTTGATGCCGCGGTGGCCCTGATTGGCTCATCCGCCACAGGGATCCGGGCGGACGCTTCTGTTCTGAGCGATCTCGATACTGTGTTTTCCATCATCGCGAGCGAATCAGGTAAACTGGATGTGCTTTTCGCGAATGCCGGTGGGGGTGACATGATGCCGCTCGGCGCCATCACAGAAGAGCACTTTGACCGTATTTTCGGCACAAACGTGCGTGGCGTGCTGTTCACCGTTCAGAAGGCACTTCCACTGCTGACTAAGGGTGCTGCTATCATTCTTACAGGCTCAACGGCTGCGGCTAAAGGAACAGCCAGCTTCAGTGTTTACAGCGCAAGTAAAGCCGCTGTGCGTAACCTGGCCCGCTCATGGGCACTTGACCTGAAGGACCGTGGCATCCGCGTCAATGTGGTTAGCCCGGGCCCCATCCGCACGCCCGGTCTGGGAGGACTTGTTCCTGAAGCGCAACGCCAGGGGTTGTTTGACACGCTGGCAGCAGGCGTGCCGCAGGGCCGCCTGGGTGAACCAGAAGAGATCGGTAAAACAGTGGCGTTTCTGGCCTCTAACGATGCGAGTTTCATTAACGCTTCGGAAATATATGTAGATGGTGGGTTAGCGCAGATTTAATCACTGTCATACTGAAAATTCTCAATGTCTATGACGAGTGCGACCGATTTTTGAATATTCGTCAGCGGATATCCGCGGGCCATGAATTTCAGCGCGGTTTATTATGACCAAATGATGCACTGCCGAAAAAGTGTTAAGTGCCGCATAAAGCGGCCTTTGCTTTCAGGTATGAATACAGCCCTTAAAAAAGCGTTATCCACTACATTCTCGTCAGATATAACGGACCTGGCCTGATGCAGTAATCCGTTACGAGCGAACACCAAAGGTTCGGTGTTAAGTAGAGACCCATGGTATCGACTGGACTCGTTGCGGCGATTCAATGCCACCTTATGTCGCTAAGGATATAGCGCTCAATTTCTGATGCATAAAATCAATGAGCGCTCTTGTTTTAGCCGGCAAGTAACGCCGATCTGAATAAAGTGCAAACAATTGCAAAGGGGCTGCCGATTGTTCAAACTCAACCTCGATTAACCGTCCATCGCTAATGTATGGTTGGCAAGCTTGTTTCGATAGAATGGCAAAACCGACACCCGCTAGCGCAGCCCGTCCCGCCATCTCTCCGCTGTTTACCCGATAATGCCCTTTAACCTTAATCGTCTGGAATTCTCCCTTTACATTGACAAACTGCCAGGGAGCACCTTTCAGTGCACTTACCGTTGTAATACAGGGCAATTCTTCAAACTGCTGGATACGAGAAGGGGTGCCGTAACGCTGAATGACGGAAGGGGCTGCAACAATGGTACAAGGGATAGTCACCAGATGGCGGGCGATGTAGTCACAGTCATCCATCTGACCACGGTTAATAATGATCGCTAAATCCAGATCATCCCGTAGGGATTCGAAACCTGACAAATTTGTGACACAACTGATCTCCAGATCCGGGTACTGACAGGCGAAATCGGCAATAACAGACCCCAGTAATGCAGGACCTATTTCATTGGGAATACAGATACGCAATGGGCCCTTGAGTTGCATTTGCCGTAACGTTAATTCTGTCTCAGTTTGCTCAAGCGCCTCAACTAATGGCTTCGCTCGAGTATAAAGCAAGTGCCCGGACTGGGTGAGTTTCATATGTCGGGTGCTGCGCTCGATGAGCTGAAGATTCAGTTTTTCTTCTAACTGAGAAATGCAACGACTAACATTTGATGTCGGCATTTCAAGGACTTTCGATGCCCCAACAAAACTTTCTTTTTCAACCACCGCAATGAACACTTTCAGGGTAGTAAAATCAAGGGCCGGACGCATCAACTATCCCATATGTGATAATAATGAGTACCATTTTTACCATATAATTAACACCCGTGATAGCAGTTAAACTCGGATATCTTTCATCCATAGGTTACTTGCTATGTCACTGGTCATACAGACGTTTAATCATAAAGCTCTCATGCGGATCGCCATTGTAATGGCTTTTATCCAGTTCACTAATGCGCTGGAATACATGGCGTTAACGCCTGTTTTTGCTTTTATGGCAGAGGGGTTCTCGGTTCCTGTATCATTTTCTGGCTATGTCTCTGGTGTATACACACTGGGTGCTGTCATTTCTGGAATTGTTGCTTTTTATTGGATCGACCTGTTTAATAAAAAACAATTCCTGATCAAGAATATGCTGCTGCTGGGAGCATTAACCTTTTTTACCACACTCACTACTCATTTTGGCGCTCTTCTGGTACTACGCTTTTTCGCAGGATTGGTGGGTGGTACGACAATGGGTGTGGGTATGAGTATTTTGATAAATTATGCCCCGGCAAACTTACGTGGGAAAATGCTGGCAACGGTGATTGCAGCATTTTCGATGGTAAGCATCGTCGGAATGCCCGCTATATTATTTTTCTGCACGCATTATGGTTGGCATACTGCGCTATGGTTAATCAGTTCACTGTGCCTAGTGTGTTTACCGTTGATAGTATTCATTCTTCCCAAGGATACGGTCCCATCAAGCGTAAAGGCCAACCTGTCTATCGATACTCAAACCTTACTTTTCGCCTCTTGTACTGCGCTGGTACAATTTAGTCCAATGCTGATTGTTCCCATTTTGACGCCCTTAATGACGCAGTACATGGGAGCACAAACAAACCTCTTGCCCTTATTGTTCTTAAGTGGAGGGATTGCAGGTTATTTGTCTACAAAAATAACAGGCATTCTAACATCACGTTTATCAGCGCTGATGTTGGCAACAATTTCAACGCTGTTCTTTGTAACAAGTCTGCTTATTCCTGCGATGGGTAGCCATAATGCATTTCTATTTATAACTTTATTTCTTGGTGCCTCATATAGCCGACTTGTTTCCGCTTCGTCGGTTGCGGTCCAGTATCCTGAGAATGAACAACGAGCCAGTTTTTCTTCACTACAGACAGCAATTATGTACCTGATAACTACTCTCGCATTCTTTCTCTCTTCCTTATTACTACCTGACCTGGGAATAACAACGCAAAATCTAAATAGACTGTTGGTTATAAGTGCATTAACTGCATCTGGATTTCCCATAATGGTCATAATACTTCAAAAGAAACTGGCTAAACGTACTATCCAGTCTGACCACCTCATCACTGATTAGCGTAACGTCTGCTATTGGCTGTGAGTTCAACCGTTGTACGTAGTTTCACCAGGGCAGACTCATCAATGCTCATTCTCGCTACGCATCTCTTGCGGCGGACACCATATTAACGATCACCACCTAGTTTAAAGAACTCTACCTCTTTTTTTGCCCCCCTATCTAATGGTGGTCATTTTGGTGGTTTTGACATAAAAGGAATTCATATTGTATTGATTATTATCTAGTTACCGGAAAATATATTCCCAGTCAGAAGCGCAAAATTCAAAAAGCAGATGTCCTTGGCATCTGCTTTTTGCTTCAATAAGATAATGTAAGAATTATTTGCCGACCTGAGCGTACTTTTCCCTCCACATCGGGTGAATGTGGTGGTCAAGAGACTTCGATAACGGAGTGCCCCCAAATGGCCATTAACGCTCTAAAAAACCGCATCGGATATCTCCCCTATCGCATCAAGGGTAAGGATCACCTATTCGACATGCACTTGCAGTGCATAATCTTTGCGGGCGCTTTGCCATGCCAGAAAGGCGAGCCCCAGCGCGATAAAGGAGAGGATGGCACCAGCCCAGTTCGGTGACGCCAAACCAAAACCGGCAGCAATAGTAGCGCCCCCCGCCCAGGCGCCCAGCGCATTTCCCAGATTGAACATGCCGATGTTAACCGATGCCGCCATTGTGGGTGCGCCGGCATGGCTGGCGCGATCCATAACCAGTTTCTGAATGGGAGAAACCGTTGCGAAACCAAAAGCAGCCATGAGGAAGACTGAAATGCAGGCAACCATATGATTCTCAATGCCGGCCCAAAAGATGAGAAGCACCGTACCCTGTGCGGCGAGGGTGATAAAAAGCGTGCCGAAAAGTGAGCGATCGGCAAAACGCCCCCCCACCCAGTTTCCAACCGCAAGCCCGAAGCCAAAAAGCACCATCAACCAGGCAACACCGCTGGCTGAAAAACCGGCTTTTTCGATCATCATCGGGGCGATGTAGGTGATAGAGGTAAAAAACGCAGCTGGACCAAAAATCGTGATCCCCATGACAAGCAGTACCTGGGGATCGACAAAGGCACGTAGTTCTGCACGTAGGGCCACCGCTTTCCCTTTCTCAATGTGCGGAACCAGCAAAGCAACGCAGACCATTGTAAACAGGCCAATCCCGGCAATCACCCAGAAAACAAGTCGCCATCCAAAGAGTTGCGCAAGCCAAGTACCGAGAGGAACACCCAGCAGATTGGCCAGCGTCAACCCCGAAAACATAAAAGCAATAGCACTGGCCTGACGACCCGGCGCAACCAGCGACGCTGCGATGATCGATCCGATACCAAAAAAAGCACCATGGTTGAAAGATGTAATGATACGGCCAACAATCGCCAGCGCCAATGTCGGCGCGATGGCGGTGATAATATTCCCGACGGTGAATATAAACCCCAGTGCTATCAACATCGTCTTGCGGGGCACCCTTGCCCCCAAAACCGTCAAAAGTGGCGCACCGACAAAAACCCCCAATGCGTAGGATGTGGCCATTAGCCCGGCAGTAGGGATATTGACGCCAAAATCAGCGGCAATTTGAGGGAGAATACCCGCAATGACGAATTCAGTGAGACCGATCCCGAATGCACCGACGGCGAGGGCTAAAAGAGCTATTGGCATTGAAACTCCAGCATGTACTTGTTGATTGAATATCATTAGGTAAAATCGAGTATATTCGACACTTTATTCAGGAAGTGAACCCTTATGAACGCATTTGATAAAGAAAAAGATGGCATTCGGCAGACAAGACACAAACCGGCAGATTTCGATGCCATTGACCGAAAAATATTAGGCGCACTGGCAGAAGATTCAGGACGCAGTTATAGCGAACTGAGCGAAATTGTGAATCTTTCGGCACCGGCGGTGCACGATCGCGTGAAGCGTTTGAAACGTGACGGGGTTATCAAGGCAACCGTTGCAGTACTGGATGGCTGCAAGCTGGGCCGGACGCTATTAACGTTCATGGTTATTGATACCAGCAGCTATAAAGCAACCCGTGCCCTTCTTCAGTTCACCAGCCGGCGTGAGGTTGAAGAGTTGCATACTGTCGCAGGAGACGGGTGCGTTTTAATCAAGGTGCGCGCGGCCGACACCGAATCTCTGGAAAATTTCCTGATGGAAATTCAGAGTCTGGAAGGGGTTCGCTCAGTGCGCAGCTATATCGCACTGTCCACCTTTCTTGAACGTGGCCCCCCCCCCTGACGAAAGGTAAGTACCCAAGCGGGTAAACTGTTATAGCCAATACAGAGAAAACTGTATCTATTCTCTATGGTACAACTGTGTTGTAATTGAAAAAATATTGTCAGATTCTTGTTGAATCAGAAAAACATCCCTAAGCGTAACGGTGTTGATGATGGATGAAGTAAAACGTCTTCTGACTGAAGAGATTGAACGCCTTAACCAGGAAGAGAAGCGTGATAATAAAATACGCTTTAGCCTAAAATTTATGCACTCGCACCCCTACCTGTTCTCCGCCATGTTGATCAGCTACGTGCCTGTCGCGTTGATTTTATGGTATGCGACTTATTTTGGCCTGCCCTACCTGATTGGCTTCACGGGGTTTATGCTCGTCATGTCTGTGGCGCTTTCGATAGATATCAACCCCAAATATCGCTTTGAAGATATTGATGTGCTGGACTTACGTGTTTGCTATAACGGTGAGTGGTTTACCACACGTCAAATCTCACATGACACCGTAAATAAACTGCTAAGCAATGAACAT
This genomic interval carries:
- a CDS encoding putative quinol monooxygenase — translated: MSTNTTDTHIFSAGDHDKTQSTKIIVSAYYRVHPDDRQTFINAVKPEMQAAQRLSGCVFYAFSQDLVNPDAFHLSEGWVDIDAYERHEHSETFLKALATVVKHVRILHREGIRYDVAEQHIDDPRGNVSS
- a CDS encoding nuclear transport factor 2 family protein translates to MKTAVQLLQHYLDHIQDPKTAAALFAADGVLELPYLQTLGLPHRVQGPAEIESFIAELLVKVPDFRFRNIQFFIDTPTQAFGEYSVEAGLAGTDRIYKQTYAGRLVAEEGRIKLLRESLDTFAAWRAFNGGQTA
- a CDS encoding LysR family transcriptional regulator, whose product is MNRFPDFEGLAMFAKVAEEGSFAAAARVMGVSVPTVSRAVARLEERLGGRLFNRTSRQLALTEFGQSMAAKASEIYRQAEEVESEAHELAVQPRGQVRLAVPMSFGLRWVAPLMPELIRQFPELSVDLHLSDASVDLIAEGFDAALRIAALPDSSLVARRLCAVTQYLVASPAYLETQGMPHHPRDLTARQCFSYAYRARSQVWRFTHAYGAQEDIVPNGPLRVTNSDALLPPLLAGLGIAELPEFIAAEYLKDGRLVHLLDEWSMTQGGLYFVTPTSRSRPLKVRVLSDFFARHLSEPEWRWPD
- a CDS encoding VOC family protein produces the protein MKTHCIASTFFASSLLLGAASLSAPAFSADQTPLVTISGVDHAGINVPDLGKAIAFFQTTFGATLESDITPGAIPNAWKAAFNWHESSDLKRFVMMRLPDGTGVELFQYSGEQIGHKRPHQDDDAATHIALKTHDVLSSFTAIQQAGLKTLNEPVTNADGIQWFYFLTPWGSQIELVGKVKTAN
- a CDS encoding nuclear transport factor 2 family protein; this translates as MKKLFTKTLLLAALLTGTNNVWAENTTMNITTTQVAPSGLQQLIDRHFTIWNNTDAAERAKAFAAVYTSNFFVAEHGGLHQGTERVNAAISKVQSQHLGFIFTPAPAEWNHGIARVTWGYGPKDNPYLVRGEDIFTLNDGRLSSARVFISK
- a CDS encoding SDR family NAD(P)-dependent oxidoreductase, with the protein product MSKTLSEKIALVTGGSSGIGLASAQELAKQGAKVYITGRRQEELDAAVALIGSSATGIRADASVLSDLDTVFSIIASESGKLDVLFANAGGGDMMPLGAITEEHFDRIFGTNVRGVLFTVQKALPLLTKGAAIILTGSTAAAKGTASFSVYSASKAAVRNLARSWALDLKDRGIRVNVVSPGPIRTPGLGGLVPEAQRQGLFDTLAAGVPQGRLGEPEEIGKTVAFLASNDASFINASEIYVDGGLAQI
- a CDS encoding LysR family transcriptional regulator, whose product is MRPALDFTTLKVFIAVVEKESFVGASKVLEMPTSNVSRCISQLEEKLNLQLIERSTRHMKLTQSGHLLYTRAKPLVEALEQTETELTLRQMQLKGPLRICIPNEIGPALLGSVIADFACQYPDLEISCVTNLSGFESLRDDLDLAIIINRGQMDDCDYIARHLVTIPCTIVAAPSVIQRYGTPSRIQQFEELPCITTVSALKGAPWQFVNVKGEFQTIKVKGHYRVNSGEMAGRAALAGVGFAILSKQACQPYISDGRLIEVEFEQSAAPLQLFALYSDRRYLPAKTRALIDFMHQKLSAISLAT
- a CDS encoding MFS transporter, with protein sequence MSLVIQTFNHKALMRIAIVMAFIQFTNALEYMALTPVFAFMAEGFSVPVSFSGYVSGVYTLGAVISGIVAFYWIDLFNKKQFLIKNMLLLGALTFFTTLTTHFGALLVLRFFAGLVGGTTMGVGMSILINYAPANLRGKMLATVIAAFSMVSIVGMPAILFFCTHYGWHTALWLISSLCLVCLPLIVFILPKDTVPSSVKANLSIDTQTLLFASCTALVQFSPMLIVPILTPLMTQYMGAQTNLLPLLFLSGGIAGYLSTKITGILTSRLSALMLATISTLFFVTSLLIPAMGSHNAFLFITLFLGASYSRLVSASSVAVQYPENEQRASFSSLQTAIMYLITTLAFFLSSLLLPDLGITTQNLNRLLVISALTASGFPIMVIILQKKLAKRTIQSDHLITD
- a CDS encoding MFS transporter, with the translated sequence MPIALLALAVGAFGIGLTEFVIAGILPQIAADFGVNIPTAGLMATSYALGVFVGAPLLTVLGARVPRKTMLIALGFIFTVGNIITAIAPTLALAIVGRIITSFNHGAFFGIGSIIAASLVAPGRQASAIAFMFSGLTLANLLGVPLGTWLAQLFGWRLVFWVIAGIGLFTMVCVALLVPHIEKGKAVALRAELRAFVDPQVLLVMGITIFGPAAFFTSITYIAPMMIEKAGFSASGVAWLMVLFGFGLAVGNWVGGRFADRSLFGTLFITLAAQGTVLLIFWAGIENHMVACISVFLMAAFGFATVSPIQKLVMDRASHAGAPTMAASVNIGMFNLGNALGAWAGGATIAAGFGLASPNWAGAILSFIALGLAFLAWQSARKDYALQVHVE
- a CDS encoding Lrp/AsnC family transcriptional regulator is translated as MNAFDKEKDGIRQTRHKPADFDAIDRKILGALAEDSGRSYSELSEIVNLSAPAVHDRVKRLKRDGVIKATVAVLDGCKLGRTLLTFMVIDTSSYKATRALLQFTSRREVEELHTVAGDGCVLIKVRAADTESLENFLMEIQSLEGVRSVRSYIALSTFLERGPPP
- a CDS encoding YlaC family protein; this encodes MDEVKRLLTEEIERLNQEEKRDNKIRFSLKFMHSHPYLFSAMLISYVPVALILWYATYFGLPYLIGFTGFMLVMSVALSIDINPKYRFEDIDVLDLRVCYNGEWFTTRQISHDTVNKLLSNEHVATEVKTGIAKIQSTKGEVGFYDVYSLAYLRKAAI